In Cryptomeria japonica chromosome 10, Sugi_1.0, whole genome shotgun sequence, a genomic segment contains:
- the LOC131072253 gene encoding laccase-17 has product MAMASFRIYGSLVYPLLALAFVGHLAWGKHSGVTRHYKFDIQLKNATRLCHTKPLITVNGQFPGPTLYAREGDRVLVKVTNHVNNNVTIHWHGIRQLRSGWADGPAYVTQCPIQTGQSYVYKFTIKGQRGTLWWHAHISWLRASLYGPIIIYPKNHSSYPFPKPHHEVPILFGEWWNADTETVINQAMQNGGGPNVSDAYTINGLPGPLYNCSAKDTFKLKVIPGKTYLLRIINAALNDELFFAIANHTLTVVEADAVYVKPFQTNVILISPGQTTNVLLTAKSQPPNATFLMSARPYVTGSGTFDNSTTVGILEYISNSISSSPLMKPTLPALNDTSFAANFSQKFRSLASKKFPAAVPQTVDRKFLFTVGLGLNPCPKGQTCQGPNGTKFAASINNISFVLPTTALLQAHFFRQSKGVYTTSFPNNPPFPFNYTGNPPNNTRTLNDTRLKVVQFNSSIELVLQDTSVVGPESHPLHLHGYNFFVVGQGVGNYNPRTDPSNFNLVDPVERNTVGIPSGGWVALRFRADNPGVWFMHCHLEVHTSWGLKMAWVVLDGNGNSQSVPPPPKDLPSC; this is encoded by the exons ATGGCAATGGCCAGTTTTAGGATATATGGCAGCCTGGTTTATCCACTTTTAGCATTGGCTTTTGTTGGTCATCTTGCATGGGGAAAGCACTCGGGTGTTACACGACACTATAAATTCGAC ATTCAATTGAAGAATGCGACTCGCCTTTGCCATACAAAGCCTCTGATAACTGTGAATGGGCAGTTCCCAGGGCCTACATTATATGCTAGGGAAGGTGACAGAGTGTTGGTTAAAGTAACAAATCATGTGAACAATAACGTTACTATTCATTG GCATGGAATTCGGCAGCTTAGATCTGGATGGGCTGATGGTCCTGCATATGTCACTCAGTGTCCAATTCAAACTGGGCAGAGCTATGTTTACAAGTTTACCATCAAAGGGCAGAGAGGAACACTGTGGTGGCATGCCCACATTTCATGGTTGCGTGCAAGTTTGTATGGGCCCATTATCATCTATCCTAAAAACCATTCTTCTTACCCATTTCCAAAGCCCCACCATGAAGTGCCTATTCTTTTCG GGGAATGGTGGAATGCAGACACAGAGACTGTTATCAATCAAGCAATGCAAAATGGCGGGGGTCCTAATGTATCAGATGCATACACAATCAATGGACTCCCTGGACCGTTGTATAACTGCTCTGCTAAAG ATACATTCAAGCTGAAAGTGATTCCTGGGAAGACTTATCTCCTCCGCATAATCAATGCTGCTCTCAATGATGAATTGTTCTTTGCAATAGCCAACCACACATTAACAGTCGTGGAAGCGGATGCTGTGTATGTTAAGCCATTCCAAACCAATGTCATTCTCATATCTCCCGGGCAGACCACAAACGTGCTGCTCACAGCAAAATCCCAGCCCCCAAATGCCACATTTCTCATGTCTGCCCGCCCTTACGTTACGGGCAGTGGAACATTCGACAATTCAACTACAGTGGGAATTCTAGAATACATTTCCAATTCAATCTCATCCTCTCCTCTAATGAAACCAACCCTTCCAGCCCTGAATGATACCTCATTTGCTGCCAATTTCAGCCAAAAGTTCAGAAGCTTAGCCAGTAAAAAATTCCCTGCAGCTGTTCCTCAGACTGTAGACAGAAAATTTCTATTCACAGTTGGGTTGGGGTTAAATCCATGCCCAAAGGGACAAACATGCCAAGGACCCAATGGCACAAAATTTGCAGCCTCCATTAACAACATATCATTCGTTCTTCCCACCACAGCTCTTCTTCAAGCTCACTTCTTTAGGCAATCAAAAGGAGTTTATACTACAAGTTTCCCTAACAATCCCCCATTTCCTTTCAATTACACAGGCAATCCTCCCAACAACACAAGAACTCTGAATGACACGAGGCTGAAAGTGGTTCAATTCAACAGCAGCATAGAACTTGTTCTTCAAGACACCAGTGTTGTAGGGCCAGAGAGCCATCCTCTGCATCTTCATGGCTACAATTTTTTCGTCGTGGGTCAAGGAGTAGGAAACTACAATCCAAGAACTGACCCATCTAATTTCAATTTGGTGGATCCAGTAGAAAGAAACACAGTTGGGATTCCCAGTGGAGGTTGGGTGGCCCTCAGATTCCGAGCTGATAATCCAG GGGTGTGGTTCATGCATTGTCATCTGGAAGTGCACACCAGTTGGGGATTGAAGATGGCATGGGTTGTTTTGGATGGAAATGGGAACTCTCAATCTGTTCCTCCTCCTCCCAAAGATCTTCCATCCTGCTGA
- the LOC131072252 gene encoding laccase-17 — protein MAMASFRIYGGLVYPLLALAFVCHLAWGKHSGVTRHYKFDIQLKNVTRLCHTKPLITVNGQFPGPTLYAREGDRVLVKVTNHVNNNVTIHWHGIRQLRSGWADGPAYVTQCPIQTGQSYVYKFTIKGQRGTLWWHAHISWLRASLYGPIIIYPKNHTSYPFPKPHHEVPILFGEWWNADTETVINQAMQNGGGPNVSDAYTINGLPGPLYNCSAKDTFKLKVIPRKTYLLRIINAALNDELFFAIANHTLTVVEADAVYVKQFQTNVILISPGQTTNVLLTAKSQPPNATFLMSARPYVTGSGTFDNSTTVGILEYISNSISSSPLMNPTLPALNDTSFAANFSQKFRSLASKKFPAAVPQTVDRKFLFTVGLGLNPCPKGQTCQGPNGTKFAASINNISFVLPTTALLQAHFFRQSKGVYTTRFPDNPPFPFNYTGTPPNNTRTLNDTRLKVIPFNSSIELVLQDTSVVGPESHPLHLHGYNFFVVGQGVGNYNPRTDPSNFNLVDPVERNTVGVPSGGWVALRFRADNPGVWFMHCHLEVHTSWGLKMAWVVLDGNGKSQSVPPPPKDLPSC, from the exons ATGGCAATGGCCAGTTTTAGGATATATGGCGGCCTGGTTTATCCACTTTTAGCATTGGCGTTTGTTTGCCATCTTGCATGGGGAAAGCACTCGGGtgttacaaggcactataaattcGAC ATTCAATTGAAGAATGTGACTCGCCTTTGCCATACAAAGCCTCTGATAACTGTGAATGGGCAGTTCCCAGGGCCTACATTATATGCTAGGGAAGGTGACAGAGTGTTGGTCAAAGTAACAAATCATGTGAACAATAATGTTACTATTCATTG GCATGGAATTCGGCAGCTTAGATCTGGATGGGCTGATGGTCCTGCATATGTCACTCAATGTCCAATTCAAACTGGGCAGAGCTATGTGTACAAATTTACCATCAAAGGGCAGAGAGGAACACTGTGGTGGCATGCCCACATTTCATGGTTGCGTGCAAGTTTGTATGGGCCCATTATCATCTATCCTAAAAACCATACTTCTTACCCATTTCCTAAGCCCCACCATGAAGTGCCTATTCTTTTCG GGGAATGGTGGAATGCAGACACAGAGACTGTTATCAATCAAGCAATGCAAAATGGCGGGGGCCCTAATGTATCAGATGCATACACAATCAATGGACTCCCTGGACCGTTGTATAACTGCTCTGCCAAAG ATACATTCAAGTTGAAAGTGATTCCTCGAAAGACTTATCTCCTCCGCATAATCAATGCTGCTCTCAATGATGAATTATTCTTTGCAATCGCCAACCACACATTAACAGTTGTGGAAGCAGATGCTGTGTATGTTAAGCAATTCCAAACCAATGTCATTCTCATATCTCCCGGGCAGACCACAAACGTGCTCCTCACAGCAAAATCCCAGCCCCCAAATGCCACATTTCTCATGTCTGCCCGCCCTTACGTTACGGGCAGTGGAACATTCGACAATTCCACTACAGTGGGAATTCTAGAATACATTTCAAATTCAATCTCATCCTCTCCTCTAATGAATCCAACCCTTCCAGCCCTGAATGATACCTCATTTGCTGCCAATTTCAGCCAAAAGTTCAGAAGCTTAGCCAGTAAAAAATTCCCTGCAGCTGTTCCTCAGACTGTAGACAGAAAATTTCTATTCACAGTTGGGTTGGGGCTAAATCCTTGCCCTAAAGGACAAACATGCCAAGGCCCCAATGGCACAAAATTTGCAGCCTCCATTAACAACATATCTTTCGTTCTTCCCACCACAGCTCTTCTTCAAGCTCACTTCTTTAGGCAATCCAAAGGAGTTTATACTACAAGATTCCCTGACAATCCCCCATTCCCTTTCAATTACACAGGCACTCCTCCCAACAACACAAGAACTCTGAATGACACAAGGCTGAAAGTGATTCCATTCAACAGCAGCATAGAACTTGTTCTTCAAGACACCAGTGTTGTAGGGCCAGAGAGCCATCCTCTGCATCTTCATGGCTACAATTTCTTCGTTGTGGGTCAAGGAGTAGGAAACTACAATCCGAGAACCGACCCATCTAATTTCAATTTGGTGGATCCAGTAGAAAGAAACACAGTTGGGGTTCCCAGTGGAGGTTGGGTTGCCTTGAGATTCCGAGCTGATAATCCAG GGGTGTGGTTCATGCATTGTCATCTGGAAGTGCACACTAGTTGGGGATTGAAGATGGCATGGGTTGTTTTGGATGGAAATGGGAAATCTCAATCTGTTCCTCCTCCTCCCAAAGATCTTCCATCCTGCTGA